Proteins encoded together in one Porites lutea chromosome 2, jaPorLute2.1, whole genome shotgun sequence window:
- the LOC140926597 gene encoding sulfotransferase 1C2-like, giving the protein MANFPILQEIKGEWRSTKTMEIMGLRIPAYFTDDPRLLYDYIVNFKTKSDDVFVVSYPKAGTTWIQEIVWQIYHNGEVNSKRIEDRVPFLEEAINPKASQPDIASLPSPRLIKTHLSYEAIPKGTNEETTCKYIYIARNPKDNAVSNYKFLTSLAKSTGLNASWEFYADLFVQGKSTWSHWDKHVLGWWKHKDNANVLFLKYEDLKKDLKSHIRMISEFLNKPLSDELLNRITEQCTFNGMMKNAKSYLLRGTEDGPKLLRKGVVGDWKNYFTPEQSERFDKELLAKLDGTGLEFEM; this is encoded by the exons ATGGCGAACTTTCCGATCTTGCAGGAAATCAAAGGCGAATGGAGATCAACTAAGACGATGGAAATAATGGGCTTAAGAATTCCGGCGTATTTTACTGACGATCCTCGGTTGCTGTACGACTACATTGTCAACTTCAAGACGAAGTCAGACGACGTATTTGTAGTCAGCTATCCGAAAGCAG GAACAACTTGGATTCAAGAAATTGTCTGGCAGATTTACCACAATGGAGAAGTAAACAGCAAACGAATTGAAGACCGTGTTCCATTCTTAGAAGAGGCTATTAATCCAAAAGCTTCACAACCAGACATTGCCAGTTTACCAAGCCCCCGCCTTATTAAGACACACCTTTCTTATGAGGCTATACCAAAAGGTACAAACGAGGAAACAACGTGCAAGTATATTTACATCGCTCGAAATCCAAAAGATAATGCTGTATCAAATTATAAATTCCTAACAAGCTTGGCGAAATCTACTGGATTGAATGCATCGTGGGAATTTTATGCTGATCTGTTTGTTCAGGGAAAGT CAACTTGGAGTCACTGGGATAAACATGTACTTGGATGGTGGAAACACAAAGACAATGCTAACGTCTTGTTCCTTAAATATGAAGACTTGAAAAAG GATCTTAAAAGCCATATTCGTATGATCTCCGAGTTCCTGAACAAGCCCTTGTCAGATGAACTCCTAAATCGCATTACAGAGCAGTGTACATTCAATGGAAtgatgaaaaacgcgaaaagtTACCTTCTGCGTGGAACAGAGGATGGACCAAAGCTTCTGCGAAAGGGCGTGGTGGGAGACTGGAAGAATTACTTTACTCCAGAGCAAAGTGAGAGATTTGACAAGGAACTGTTAGCAAAATTAGACGGAACTGGATTAGAGTTTGAAATGTAG